One window from the genome of Mugil cephalus isolate CIBA_MC_2020 chromosome 23, CIBA_Mcephalus_1.1, whole genome shotgun sequence encodes:
- the LOC125000878 gene encoding solute carrier family 15 member 1-like: MSGKEEKKKSKKKSATVCGYPISIFFIVVNEFCERFSYYGMRAVLVLYFKYFLKWDDDLATTIYHTFVALCYLTPILGAIVADSWLGKFKTIIYLSIVYAVGQIVMAISAIHDITDTNKDGTPDNLTLHVALSMVGLLLIALGTGGIKPCVAAFGGDQFEDHQEKQRSTFFSIFYLSINAGSLLSTVITPILRAQECGIHTKQKCYPLAFGVPAALMVVALIVFIVGSRMYNKTAPQGNIMVKVCKCIGFAIKNRFRHRGSQYPKRKHWMDWAEENYDKLLIAQVKMVLKVLFLYIPLPMFWALFDQQGSRWTLQATTMNGDFGVLIVQPDQMQTVNPILILVLVPIMDSIIYPLISKCKLNFSPLKRMTVGMFLAALAFVAAGLVQLQIDQTLPKFPSGAVGQAKFINMFGQTVNIQAGENSLTLNPYQASENYLDFEGPFPITLQPGVGVELLLDGGTRSTIAIVKDGLNPAIELFSDITAKPEQGANAIRFLNGFTSDLNITIGDESSGAVVPNNMSEYFSVPQGEASFQIQNQAGSVCTYTQALGFGSSYTLVIPSTFTFGEKCGESIHQVEDISPNTIHMAWQIPQYFLITAGEVVFSVTGLEFSYSQAPSNMKSVLQAGWLLTVAVGNIIVLIVAEAATLSEQWAEYILFASLLVLVCVIFAIMAYYYTYIDPTKIEAKFTHAEHDDEKRKKSLEMTKKERRRSSDASSDNEKRKKSLEMTKKEQRRSSDASSDEEEHYQTKI, translated from the exons ATGTCAG gcaaagaagaaaagaagaagtccaagaagaaaagc GCTACAGTGTGTGGCTACCCAATAAGCATCTTCTTCATTGTGGTCAATGAGTTCTGCGAGCGGTTCTCCTACTATGGCATGCGAG CCGTGCTGGTGTTGTACTTCAAGTACTTCCTGAAGTGGGACGATGACCTCGCCACCACCATCTACCACACCTTCGTGGCCCTCTGCTACCTGACCCCCATCCTGGGAGCCATCGTGGCCGACTCGTGGCTCGGCAAATTCAA gacTATCATCTACCTGTCGATTGTTTACGCAGTGGGGCAGATAGTCATGGCCATAAGCGCCATCCACGACATCACGGATACAAACAAGGACGGCACCCCCGACAACCTGACCTTACACGT GGCTCTGTCCATGGTGGGGCTGCTCCTCATCGCCCTGGGAACCGGAGGCATCAAGCCTTGCGTTGCCGCCTTTGGTGGAGACCAGTTTGAGGACCATCAG GAGAAGCAGAGAAGCaccttcttctccatcttctacTTGTCCATCAACGCCGGCAGTCTCCTGTCCACCGTCATCACCCCCATCCTCAGAG ctCAGGAGTGTGGCATTCACACAAAGCAGAAATGCTACCCGCTGGCCTTCGGCGTCCCCGCCGCTCTCATGGTGGTGGCTCTGA TTGTGTTCATTGTCGGAAGTCGCATGTACAACAAGACCGCCCCTCAGGGCAACATCATGGTGAAAGTCTGCAAATGCATCGGG TTTGCCATCAAGAACCGCTTCAGGCACCGTGGCTCTCAGTACCCCAAGAGGAAGCACTGGATGGACTGGGCCGAGGAGAATTACGAC AAACTCCTGATTGCCCAGGTGAAGATGGTGCTGAAGGTGCTGTTCCTGTACATCCCTCTACCCATGTTCTGGGCCCTCTTTGACCAGCAG GGCTCGAGATGGACCCTCCAGGCGACCACCATGAACGGAGACTTT GGAGTCCTCATAGTCCAGCCCGATCAGATGCAG ACCGTCAACCCTATCCTCATCCTGGTTTTGGTGCCAATCATGGACAGCATCATCTACCCCCTCATCTCCAAGTGCAAATTAAACTTCTC cCCGTTGAAGAGGATGACCGTGGGAATGTTCTTAGCTGCTCTTGCTTTCGTGGCGGCCGGACTGGTCCAGCTACAGATTGAT CAAACCCTCCCTAAGTTCCCATCGGGTGCTGTGGGCCAGGCCAAGTTCATCAACATGTTTGGACAGACAGTGAACATCCAGGCTGGAGAAAACAGCCTTACTCTGAATCCTTATCAG gcCAGTGAGAATTACCTGGACTTTGAGGGACCCTTTCCAATAACTTTGCAGCCTGGTGTCGGTGTTGAACTTCTCTTAGATGGCGGCACCCGCTCCACCATCGCTATAGTTAAGGATGGACTCAATCCCGCAATTGAGCTG ttcAGTGACATCACAGCGAAGCCAGAGCAGGGAGCTAACGCTATCAG atTCCTCAACGGTTTTACCTCAGATTTGAACATAACCATCGGAGATGAGTCGTCGGGCGCCGTGGTGCCCAACAACATGTCGGAGTATTTTTCCGTGCCGCAGGGAGA GGCTAGCTTCCAGATCCAGAACCAAGCTGGAAGCGTGTGCACCTACACTCAGGCGCTGGGCTTCGGCAGCTCTTACACGCTCGTCATCCCGTCAACCTTCACATTTGGGGAAAAG TGTGGGGAAAGCATTCATCAAGTCGAGGACATCTCTCCTAACACCATCCACATGGCCTGGCAGATCCCTCAGTATTTCCTCATCACCGCAGGGGAGGTGGTCTTCTCTGTCACTGGTCTGGAGTTCTCCTACTCACAG GCGCCCAGCAACATGAAGTCGGTCCTGCAGGCCGGCTGGCTGCTGACTGTGGCTGTAGGCAACATTATTGTGCTCATTGTCGCGGAGGCCGCAACCCTTTCAGAACAG TGGGCCGAGTACATCCTCTTCGCCTCTctgctggtgctggtgtgtGTCATCTTCGCCATCATGGCCTACTACTACACCTACATCGACCCCACCAAGATAGAGGCCAAGTTCACGCACGCGGAGCACGACGacgagaagaggaagaagagcttGGAGATGACCAAGAAGGAGCGAAGGAGGAGCTCTGACGCCAGCTCCGACAacgagaagaggaagaagagcttGGAGATGACCaagaaggagcagaggaggagctccGACGCCAGCTCCGACGAGGAGGAACACTACCAGACCAAGATCTAA
- the stk24b gene encoding serine/threonine-protein kinase 24, producing MAHSPVQGNLPGMQNARADPEELFTKLERIGKGSFGEVFKGIDNRTQKVVAIKIIDLEEAEDEIEDIQQEITVLSQCDSPFVTKYYGSYLKDTKLWIIMEYLGGGSALDLMEPGALDETQIATILREILKGLEYLHSEKKIHRDIKAANVLLSEQGEVKLADFGVAGQLTDTQIKRNTFVGTPFWMAPEVIKQSAYDSKADIWSLGITAIELAKGEPPHSELHPMKVLFLIPKNNPPTLEGSYSKPLKEFVEACLNKEPSFRPTAKELLKHKLIVRHAKKTSYLTELVDKYKRWKAEQSRAAESSSDESDSEQDGQASGGNDFGSDDWIFTIREKDPKKLQNGEGQSGGADQTKDIPKRPYSQSLATVISPALAELKARQEQVNGNPMVLDELREAILLAEEAYPGISDSLVAHMVHRLQSFSTNRTSSSSSP from the exons ATGGCTCACTCTCCCGTCCAGGGCAACCTGCCGGGGATGCAG AACGCCCGAGCGGACCCGGAGGAGCTGTTCACCAAGCTGGAGCGCATCGGCAAGGGCTCCTTCGGCGAGGTGTTCAAGGGCATCGACAATCGCACGCAGAAGGTGGTGGCCATCAAGATCATAGAcctggaggaggcggaggacgaGATCGAGGACATCCAGCAGGAGATCACCGTGCTGAGCCAGTGCGACAGCCCCTTCGTCACCAAGTACTACGGCTCGTACCTGAAG GACACGAAGCTATGGATCATTATGGAGTATTTAGGCGGAGGCTCGGCGTTGGATTTG ATGGAGCCTGGAGCTCTGGACGAGACTCAGATCGCTACCATCCTGAGAGAAATCCTCAAGGGCCTGGAGTACCTGCACTCTGAGAAGAAGATCCACAGGGATATCAAAG CCGCCAACGTGCTCCTGTCCGAGCAAGGCGAGGTGAAGCTGGCGGATTTCGGCGTGGCCGGCCAGCTCACGGACACCCAGATCAAACGCAACACCTTCGTGGGGACGCCTTTCTGGATGGCCCCCGAGGTCATCAAACAGTCGGCCTACGATTCCAAG GCTGACATCTGGTCTCTGGGCATCACGGCGATCGAGCTGGCGAAGGGCGAGCCCCCCCACTCGGAGCTCCACCCCATGAAGGTTTTATTCCTCATCCCAAAGAACAACCCGCCCACGCTGGAGGGCAGCTACAGCAAACCGCTCAAGGAGTTTGTCGAGGCCTGCCTCAATAAAGAGCCCAGTTTT AGGCCGACTGCCAAAGAGCTGCTGAAGCATAAACTGATCGTCCGCCACGCAAAAAAGACCTCCTACCTGACCGAGCTAGTGGACAAGTACAAGAGGTGGAAGGCGGAGCAGTCGAGAGCCGCGGAGTCCAGTTCTGATGAGTCTGACTC AGAGCAGGACGGCCAGGCGTCGGGCGGGAACGACTTCGGCAGCGACGACTGGATCTTCACCATCCGAGAGAAGGACCCCAAGAAGCTGCAGAACGGGGAGGGACAGTCGGGGGGCGCAGACCAG ACAAAAGACATTCCAAAGAGGCCTTATTCACAGAGCCTGGCCACAGTCATCTCTCCTGCGTTAGCTGAG CTGAAGGCGAGACAGGAGCAGGTGAACGGGAACCCCATGGTCCTGGACGAGCTGAGGGAGGCCATCCTGCTGGCGGAGGAGGCCTACCCCGGCATCTCCGACTCCCTGGTGGCCCACATGGTGCACAGGCTGCAGAG tttctCCACAAACCggacgtcctcctcctcctccccctag